In Microvenator marinus, one genomic interval encodes:
- the mtsC gene encoding cell-cell cohesion MYXO-CTERM protein MtsC, which translates to MMKKKHIFVTGVLAATLGLPGVLSAQDSPAFECDNTFGDCGTPNMSGGGGGGGGGAILINNTDRGDTYQFADDYDDDGIEDNSDNCARVENIDQADGDGDGVGDACDNCPDDSNADQADLDGDGIGDACDDDIDADEVANAQDNCPSVPNPGQEDLDGDGTGDACDDDIDGDGISNLEDPCPMSADITTPTADQEALCFPDQDGDGIADVFDNCIAIFNPDQANQNGSEFGDVCDPDIDGDGVVNAQDNCPATENADQADGDRDGAGDACDAEFCYVVNGDTENCLDPDGSLYVYSPPTIAQTGEGTLLRIFANRENLAMRYTWRVVSFPEGAEFMVENAEGAVTVSSPFEYRYLIDEAPKVYGTVPGEYGLELTVETIWEDRVSGNLNQTATFTTAVNLQGERADLPSGTGDSTGCSVTASPQGAAGWLLLMGFAGLVIRRRRA; encoded by the coding sequence ATGATGAAGAAAAAGCACATATTCGTAACAGGTGTCTTGGCAGCCACACTCGGCCTTCCAGGAGTCTTGAGCGCGCAGGACAGCCCAGCGTTTGAATGCGACAACACATTTGGAGATTGCGGAACTCCTAATATGTCCGGCGGCGGTGGAGGCGGCGGTGGCGGAGCCATCCTGATCAACAACACCGACCGAGGCGACACCTATCAGTTTGCGGACGATTACGACGACGACGGCATCGAGGATAACTCGGACAACTGCGCACGCGTCGAGAATATCGACCAAGCAGACGGTGACGGCGACGGCGTGGGTGACGCGTGTGATAACTGTCCAGACGACTCAAACGCTGACCAAGCCGACCTCGACGGTGATGGCATCGGTGACGCCTGTGACGACGATATTGACGCAGACGAAGTCGCGAACGCACAAGACAACTGCCCAAGTGTACCAAACCCAGGTCAAGAGGACCTCGACGGCGATGGCACTGGGGACGCATGTGACGATGACATCGACGGCGACGGCATCTCAAACCTTGAAGATCCATGCCCAATGAGCGCTGATATCACCACACCTACAGCTGACCAGGAAGCTCTCTGCTTCCCAGACCAGGACGGTGACGGCATCGCGGATGTGTTCGACAACTGTATCGCGATTTTCAACCCTGATCAGGCGAACCAAAACGGCTCCGAGTTCGGCGATGTCTGTGACCCAGATATCGACGGCGACGGCGTAGTTAACGCCCAGGATAATTGCCCAGCGACCGAGAACGCGGACCAAGCTGATGGCGACCGTGACGGTGCCGGCGATGCCTGTGACGCGGAGTTCTGCTACGTCGTCAACGGCGACACCGAGAACTGTCTCGACCCAGACGGCTCACTCTACGTCTACAGCCCTCCAACCATCGCTCAGACGGGTGAAGGCACCCTGCTCCGTATCTTCGCAAACCGCGAGAACTTGGCGATGCGCTACACCTGGCGCGTGGTGAGCTTCCCAGAAGGCGCAGAATTCATGGTTGAGAACGCGGAAGGCGCGGTGACCGTGTCTTCACCATTCGAGTACCGCTACCTGATCGACGAAGCTCCGAAAGTCTACGGCACCGTTCCAGGCGAGTATGGGCTCGAGTTGACTGTGGAGACGATTTGGGAAGACCGCGTGTCCGGCAACCTCAATCAGACCGCAACATTCACAACCGCCGTCAACCTCCAAGGTGAGCGTGCGGACCTCCCATCGGGCACCGGCGATAGCACTGGCTGTAGCGTCACTGCTAGCCCACAGGGTGCTGCTGGCTGGTTGTTGCTAATGGGCTTCGCGGGTCTGGTAATTCGTCGCCGAAGAGCCTAA